TATGCgagacatgaccgtgtgatTGACGAGGGCATGGTCATGTGCAAGACAaggctgtgtgggccacacaggctaGGCCAAGTTGggcatgtgggccacacgggcaaggccaatctgggcgtgtgggccacacgggcgtgtgggcccacatgggcatgtgagcctaaatttttaaaatttttcctagggtTGCACGGGTCGTTCCGATCGACTGTGagcctactgtagggtcggtaagggctaaccaaaccctagatTATGTGATTTGATATTCTGATAGTATGCTTTTTATGTATGATTGACTattctgatatatatatatatatatatatatgatatttgtaCACAACCATGATAAGCATGTTATATCTATATTTGAATCTGTATTCTGTATCTGCTTTTGGGGTAGGATTGTATATATGGAGGAAGTGTTTTAAAAGGCGACCCTCGTCTATATTCTGACAGCTTGGCTGCATATTATCTGATACGTGTCGTAATGACACAATacggtgtgtagggatgggtgggtgtttttaaccgtacatggtgtgttgggatggtcgaaTATGATGTGTAGAGGATGGTCGAATATGGTGTGTAGGATTCTGCATAACTAATTTTGTTATCTTTTTCTGTAAAGGACTGAGATCCTATATGAATCTGAATGTATATGTGAATCTGTATAAATTGTATatctatttctgttgggttacacactgagtttacgaaaactcacatctatTTGTCTGCTTTGTTCAGGTAATCTACAgacttaggcggatcggtgcggcggagactcagcggtgaccactcGATCGTAAACTATTTAAACTTAGTAATTTatggtttatttaaaattcaagattcatttgagagtttgtaatttcTAGGACTTTCTGGATTGTATGGTTTTTAACTGTTGATTTTTGGTTTGTTTGATAATTTGCATGCtttgataaaatgttttatGAAAACGATGGTTTTACGCAAAtaaatgtttttctaaaaatataaaccgGATTTCCAAAATGTATCGATTTTATTAAACCTCCGCTATAATATGTGTTTTGGCAAATGAACTAATCAAATGACGTTTTCAATAATAATCATGAATGAATATGAGTTATAAAAGTTGAACGGTTTATCGAAACAGCTCgattttcaaaacccattccTTGTGACATTTTTGGATTCGGCAATAACGTTTAGGCCGGGTCTAGGGTGCTACACAGATcttgtatttaatataaatatttatatatttatatttgtttgctAACATGTTTTTTCTTATAGAATTGCCTATTCAACGCCATAAGGAATAagacttcaaaaaaaattccttAAATACCCATGAAATCAACAAGCACTGAACTCAACCACAACAATACAACAACCCAAAATTTCagttttataacttaaaaatattagagggaatcaaaatataagtaattcctccataaggaaaaaaaaactctcCTACAATTAAATGCAAGCAAGAACAAAATGTCAAAGAAATCTATGAAAGATGATTCAAGAAGGAGATTTATAGTACttgaaagaacatatgtttccTCCCTAGTTATTAGTTAATTTGTctccatttagttatctttagcatatattttagcattttcagttcagtaatttacattttataactcagtggatcttaacttatttatccttaattttgtcatattttggTACTGATGTCACTGCATGAGTATTTCCAGATTGAGCCCAGAATTGCCTCTGCACTTGACAACTGTCcagataagaacaaaaatacGTGAGCTGTCCAGTCTGGTACAACTAACTTGTACGTATAGAGGCAacatgattctgatgaaaggacacctgtgctatttggaaaaaaaaatatattgacgtgaaaagaaaaaaggggggGGGAGAGTTTTTtggatcatcttcttcaacctatcccTTGAAGCTTTCGGCTATGGTAGCTTAAGCTCCTACAGGTGAACCGACATGAAAAGGATGCAGCTTAGCTCTTGACGAGGAGCCCTGAGTGCGACACAAAAGGGAATAGAAAGATTAAGTCAAGTTGTCTAAGAATAGCTatgttgcaatttagtccaacacacaAGTTGTCtatttactatataaggacctccaatttaaaattctatagctatttagtacttttagctattagaactcaatttttgcacttaatgcaatttagttctttttatcaaattaggcatgtaaacggtaaaatttcttaacgaaatttttatacaatatttctatcatactataaaccatatgataaaaataaatttttcagactttggatttgtggtcccgaaaccactgttccgatttctcTGAAAACGGACAATTACAAAATCTATTAACTTACATAAGGCTTCCGCCAAATGTTTTATCTAAAGATGTTTTTACTTGGCGTACtactaatttgattttttttgtcataaTAAGGTTTACTCCAAGACCTcgatacttttaaaaattttcaagtgtTTTGTTAAACTCTAATAGTTTTATGTTGTGACATACCATACCTGGATCCTAAGATTAGGACGGGTGTGGGTGTTACATTGAccgttaaaataaattaacagaCCAATCAGATGGTGACACGTGGTAGCttctagtttaatttaatatttttccataaaaaatattaacaaattagaaaaaaatattaaatattaaaaaatgaaaattgatataagcttataaaaattatcaaaatataaaaattctaataaattataaaaaattataaaattaataaaatatatttaaaattttataaaaatgtattaaaattatataaaaatcataaaaactttaatTGGATTAAATCAATCGGTTGGATCGATTAGACCAAAATCAATAAGGGTATCGATCCAGAGAAAACCATGAGATCGGCTGACCTGGGAACCAGACGATTGaactaatttttctaaaaataatttttacttaattgattTAGACAAATCAATTGAACTAGTCAATCGATGGCTTGACCAATTCGACCACCGattcaattttgaaaaccttGGTCAAAATATTTCATTCTAACATATGTTATTAGTTAGATactgaaatttttgtttgataataaacattaaaaaataaaattcagttAAATTGCCCCGTTCCCAGGTCAACCTGTTTAATGGCTTTCTCGTGACTAATACTCTTGTTGATTTAGGCTATCTGGTCCtattcaagtttttattttttttataagtttatatcaattttaatgttttcaatttaaataaaatttacaatttttattatttcttaaagaattctaatacattttttattttaaatactttaaataattttataatttattatatttttataatatttataagtttttataattttatatcaattttattattttttaaatattggtattttatattttttttctatttttacaattatttttataggaaaatattagattaaactaGAAGCTACCATGTGTCACTATCTAATTGGtctatcaatttattttaatggtcAACGTGGCCAATCACAGAAACCATTAATGAAGGAGCTTAATTGATTGTTTTAGTTAACGTAGGGGCTTAATTGGGTGCAAATTTAATACAagaacttaattgatttttttttgcattttcttaaAGGTTTTTCTGACatataaaccataaaaaataaaattaagtaaaaactaagcaaacaaatatttaaatccTTTAAccttatgtttgaatttatatttaatgcattgatagtatataattttatttattgttagcAAGATGAAGCCATAAATACAATTGAAGGGGCCGGAGGTGTATATATTGTAAAAACCTAAAATgtaccttatttatttaaatacagaaaacaatattaatattaaaaagtttcaaattacaaaatctaaaagataatcaaaatagaattttaaaaggatgaaagcataattttatataaatttaaataataatataatatttgtaaataaaactaaaaacaattGATTAACCCATACATAATCcatatttcattcttttatgtaaactatttattaaaaagttgaaaGAATTATTATAATTGCTTTTGATTCAGTGGCAAGGTTGAGGGCATGAGGacttttagattttatgtttGAGTCCTATTGTATGTGAAcgtgtaatttttttttagatttattttggttataatgattaattttagttgGAACAGTTGATATAGTTGTAactttgaataaataaataaattatttttttatttttcatttttaaccatacgaaaaataactattttttaacTTACAATTCACACCTATAATAATTAACTCAACAAATtaagttaattgaataaatctagtgactttattttttcccaatttatatatatgtttccaAGTATAGTGTTTACAAATATTGTAACAATAAGACTTGAGGTGGAATTGGTTGAACTTCCAAGTTTTGTGTTGAATCGTTATCGttataatttaatcacttttaaacaataaattaataataattaaaagattaaaatatagaaaatatcttttaaaagtcaaagataaaaaagaaaacccaaaattactttataaaagcaaaaataaataaaaattaaatgttgaatttttttatcatttaaaaccGTTCTAGTTATTGGGGTCTCAATCAACGAACTTATCCTTCAATTCTAACTTGGTGAGGTTGATGTTTATATATGCAggtaaaacaaaattgaaaaagttgATGTAGCCACAATTGAATATTAACAatagtaaaagaaaatgaatatcatattttaaattccaCTTCTATGGGCTGCAGTGCACTGCCACTGCCAGCCAactaggattatttattttcttggcAAGAAGAACACAGGGATTGGAGGCCATCTCACCAACCATACCAACCGTCACGTGGCGGTTATCCCCTCCCAAGCTTTTGGGAAAATCTCGGCTACCAAACCTTGTTTCTTGGTTCCTACGTAGGATCCCACCTAAACCCACTACTTTTGTGGGCTGAAGCTGCTACCTTAGCTTCTTTGGCACTTCTCTCTCGGCTTCAACATTGCTCAACTTGGTTGGTGGAAAGTGTGAAccaattttacttaaaaaaaatagctATCTctttaacatctaaaattatAATAGATAAATGAGATTGTGCAATAATAGAACGATTGTAGAGAAGATTGatatatcattaattaattGGATGAGAAGATGATAATCCTTAAGTAAAAAtcaatacataaatttatacaattacgtaaaattttaaagagtcaTTAGATGATAAGCCACTTAAACGGAAACAATTAGGCATTCTATGTGGCTGAAGGCGAATTGCCGGAAAAGGTTGGTGATTGACTGGAGTTCCCCCTAAAATTGCGAGTTTTGCTAATGAAAATAGTacacaaatataaattataaaaaagttaaaagttttaaaaataattaaataacaaaaatgaatgaaaaactTGTACTTCATTTACCTTtcttaattttactataatctaatcttcttttaatattatttataaaatctaaaatttgattcaaattatattgaataattttacaaagaaaagaaacaaatgtcATTTTCTTCCACCAACCCCAAAAACCAAACCCCAGTCAGACAATCCCCCTGACATCCAACGGCTACTTTCGCTCCTCCCAAACTCTCATCTCACCCGTCAGATTCTGATTTTACCCAATTCCTACccaacaccaaaaatatatataaataaataatccacACTGACTAAACCGGTAACCCGTAAGAGCCAATCcattttctctataaatagCCGCGTTCGAGGCTATTTTCATTGTGCCGTTGAGTTCCGCTGCTTTAGAGTTCTGGTCTGCTCAACACTCTTCCTTCTCTCTAAATCTAATACTCAGATCCGCGAGTAATTTTTGTCACAGGTTCCcttttttaccctttttttttaaaaaaagaaaaagatattgtttctttgtttattcattttatcCGTCGTTTTTGTTTGGAGATTTTGTTCTGTTGTTATTAGTAGCAGAGGGAAATGAGTGTTCTGACTTTGTGTTTTCCGTTTCTATCTCGTTTTTTCGTTGATTTTTTTGCTGAAATATTTGTAGATCTGTGCGGCTTTTGTGTTTGTTTGGAGTTTTTAGCGTGTATGTATGTTTTTATAATAAGATGCGAGATTTTGAGGTTTGACTATGGATTGTTTATGGAAGTTATATTGCAAAAAACGGTTCATTTTGTAAAGCTTTGAGTTGACATGAGTAAATAAATGTTGCCGCGCGATGACTTAAACTTTAATtggttttactttttttttttttttacttaaagaGTAGCTAAGTTTTGAGTGGGATCTactagatctgtaaattttacatcattttgtcttttaaattgagtgtaaaatatatatggaCAGTGATTTATATGTCGGTCAGTCATTTCTGTGCAGGCTTAAATTCTGCCCCTCTGAAAGTGAATAATTCCAAAGGCTGTGACAATAAGGTTCTTTCTTTATGATGTCGGAAAGAATAGGATaggaaagagagaaaattttgttCAGCTGTTTCTGAGAATGAGAACTTACAGTGAAAAACTGTTAAATTGCAACAGCTTCCATGACTTTTCCTAAATTATTGTTCACAGTTCTGACTTTAAAGCATGGAGCTGTTGTGTGTTATGTTGATTCTATtgtttcttaaattatttttttattttgttcttattgtttttatttgcaTCATATTCTATTGGCCTGCCACACTAAGTTTCATTTCATCAAGATGCTTCAGCCGTTGTACTAAGGATTATTTGGTGTTCTTGCAATATGCAGCTCGTTAGAATGGAGACCTTTCTATTCACATCTGAATCAGTGAACGAGGGTCACCCCGACAAGCTCTGCGACCAGATCTCTGATGCTGTGCTGGACGCTTGCCTTGCCCAGGACCCCGACAGCAAGGTTGCCTGTGAAACATGCACCAAGACCAACATGGTCATGGTCTTTGGAGAGATTACCACCAAAGCCAATGTAGATTATGAGAAGATTGTCCGTGACACATGCCGCTCTATCGGATTTGTTTCTGATGATGTGGGTCTTGATGCTGACAACTGCAAGGTCCTGGTCAATATTGAGCAACAGAGCCCTGATATTGCCCAGGGTGTCCATGGCCACTTCACCAAGCGCCCAGAAGAAATTGGAGCTGGTGACCAGGGCCATATGTTTGGGTATGCCACTGATGAGACCCCAGAACTCATGCCCCTTAGCCATGTCCTTGCAACTAAGCTTGGGGCTCGTCTTACTGAGGTTAGGAAGAATGGCACCTGCCCCTGGCTAAGGCCTGATGGTAAAACCCAGGTTACTGTTGAGTACTACAATGACAAGGGTGCCATGGTTCCCGTTCGTGTTCACACTGTCCTCATTTCCACCCAACATGACGAAACTGTtacaaatgatgaaattgctGCTGACCTCAAAGAGCATGTCATCAAGCCTGTCATCCCTGAAAAGTACCTAGATGAGAAAACAATCTTCCACCTTAACCCATCTGGCCGCTTTGTCATTGGTGGTCCTCACGGTGATGCAGGTCTCACTGGTCGTAAGATCATTATTGACACCTATGGTGGCTGGGGAGCCCATGGTGGCGGTGCTTTCTCTGGAAAGGACCCTACCAAGGTGGACAGGAGTGGTGCTTACATTGTTAGGCAGGCTGCCAAGAGCATTGTGGCTAATGGGCTTGCCCGAAGGTGCATCGTGCAGGTCTCTTATGCTATTGGTGTGCCTGAGCCCTTGTCTGTCTTTGTAGACAGCTATGGAACTGGAAAGATTCCTGACAAAGAAATCCTCCAAATTGTGAAGGAGAACTTCGACTTCAGGCCCGGTATGATCACCATCAACCTGGATCTCAAGAGGGGTGGCAATGGCCGGTTTTTGAAGACAGCTGCCTACGGACACTTTGGAAGGGACGACCCGGACTTCACCTGGGAAGTTGTGAAGCCCCTCAAGTGGGAGAAGCCTCAGTCTTAAAATCCAGCTTTGGCTGTCCTCGAATGTCTCTAATCTCATACATATGATGCCCcccattcattttcattttcattttcattttcttatttgttcTCTTTCACCTTTAATTGTGTCCTTTTGTCAATGTCGTGTTGCAAAAATGTATGAGAATTTTGCTTATATTGATGCCACTGGAAGTAAACAATCTTCCTCTTATGATTGCTTAATGGAATTCTTGGctaccttaatcaaattattgttgaaatgcCCTCTTTTCTATATATCACATTATTCGCTGCAATTCCATATTTCAGGCTTCGGTGCGCACACTTGACCTATGATATGCACGAAATATGGGTAAAATAGGGTCTCACCCTCTTTGCATTTTCACCTTGTTTCTGTTGCACGAAATCTCAGTAATCCCCCTTAAGTGAAATAATAAGTTAAGTGATATAATAAGTTGGgctctttacaaaagttataaaatataataaaataaaattatatagtggtaatttcattaaaataataagttttatgacattaagtaaataatatatttttaacaattaaaagaacatttttcattcaatctacTCCTATGTCATCAactacaaaaacacaaaaaattattaaaaatgggttCTACATGCATTTTGAGATGCAAAATTATCAATGATAACATCAACATCAATGTTTTCCAAAAAGTCcctcttgatttttattttaaaattaattactactaataaaaggaataaaactcaaaattacatGCAATTTTAGTCTAATGTGTAATGTTATACATGACTATTAAGTGagtatctttttattttaaatatcatattagtgaacttattaaaaaattgacggagttaacaattgaatttaaattttaaaatatgaaatgtaaaaggattaaatttcaaataaacaaaaagtataaggatttaaaagcatattttaaactattatatatatagtagctattttagttttttttttgaataaatcgattgaaatatatatagatataaaaacTTAAGCCAAATTGACTTGAAGGTTCAATAAAGCAGGCCTAATACataaactaaaaacataaaacagaCTAGGCCTCTAACAATTGGCccgaaataaactaaaaaaacaaataaagaaaagg
The Gossypium raimondii isolate GPD5lz chromosome 8, ASM2569854v1, whole genome shotgun sequence DNA segment above includes these coding regions:
- the LOC105791487 gene encoding S-adenosylmethionine synthase 2, with the translated sequence METFLFTSESVNEGHPDKLCDQISDAVLDACLAQDPDSKVACETCTKTNMVMVFGEITTKANVDYEKIVRDTCRSIGFVSDDVGLDADNCKVLVNIEQQSPDIAQGVHGHFTKRPEEIGAGDQGHMFGYATDETPELMPLSHVLATKLGARLTEVRKNGTCPWLRPDGKTQVTVEYYNDKGAMVPVRVHTVLISTQHDETVTNDEIAADLKEHVIKPVIPEKYLDEKTIFHLNPSGRFVIGGPHGDAGLTGRKIIIDTYGGWGAHGGGAFSGKDPTKVDRSGAYIVRQAAKSIVANGLARRCIVQVSYAIGVPEPLSVFVDSYGTGKIPDKEILQIVKENFDFRPGMITINLDLKRGGNGRFLKTAAYGHFGRDDPDFTWEVVKPLKWEKPQS